Within the Candidatus Dependentiae bacterium genome, the region TAGATACTGATGGATTTGATGTTCTTAAAGGTATACTTGCAAAAGAAAACAAATCATTGGAAAAAAAATCTCTTAAAGATTTACAATTATTAGGCAAAGAAAAGCCTACATTGTTTGGTTTAGAAGACCGTTATTTTATCAATGCACTTATTGCCGACCCCCAAGGATTTGCACAAAGAGCTTACTTTAAAATTGACGGCATTCAAAAGGCCGAATCGGTTTATCAAGCAGATCCTGTTAATCAAACAACCACATGGACAATGTCTTTTTACTGCGGTCCTAAAGAAATTGCAGCTTTTGCGGTAGTAGATAAGCGTCTTGATGGTTCTCTTGATTATGGTTGGTTAGCTCTCTTTTCAAAACCATTACTCTATGCGCTTAATTGGCTCAATAAATTTTTGAAAAATTATGGACTAGCTATTATTGCTCTTACTGTTCTTCTTAAGCTTGCAATGGCACCGCTTACCTTTAAATCTGAAGCAAGTAGAAAGCAACAAGCTGAAATGCAGCGTAGGCTTAAATATCTTGAACAAAAATATAGAAATGAACCAGAAGAACTTAGCCGAGCTAAAGCTGAACTAATGACTAAGTTTGGTGTGTCTACTTTATTAACGCCTTTGGCAGTAGTTTTACAGTTTCCTATATTTATTGGTTTGAATCGCGTGCTTTCTAACTCAATAGAGCTTTATAAAGCTCCTTTTGCTTGGATACCCGATTTGTCTGCCCGTGACCCTTATTATATTTTGCCCGTATTATTTGGTGTTGGTATAGTTATACAGATGAGAAGCACCCAAGGGAGTGATCCTCGTCAAGGTCTCGTTACTCTGTTACTTGGCTTAGTACTAGCTGCTTTTACCTCTAACATATCAGCAGGTCTTGCCTTATTTATGGCCGTAAGTACTCTTCTTGGTCTAGCGCAAACCTTTATTATAAAGGCAGCAAAAGCATGATAGATCAAACTCCTTCGTTGATACTGTTGTTAAAACAGTTACAGCGAGTCCCTTATTTAGCTTCTAAAAACTTATATCGAGTTGCACAGTACTTTCTTGAGCTTGATGATGTAGCAGCTGAGCAATTTTGTAAAGTGTTACTCGATGCTAAAAGTAAACTGAGTAAGTGTACTCTTTGTTGGTCTTGGAAAGAAAATGACAAAAACTGTTATTTCTGCACTGCACCTAAGCGTGATCAACAAATAATTTGTGTTGTTGAAACATGGCATGATCTTATTGCTATTGAAAAAGCAGGCGGGTACAGCGGAGTGTATCACGTATTAGGTTCAGCTATTTGCCCCTTAGAAGGTATTGGTCCTGAAGATATAACTATTAAGCCACTTATCGCGCGTGTTCAAAGTGGTT harbors:
- the recR gene encoding recombination protein RecR, which produces MIDQTPSLILLLKQLQRVPYLASKNLYRVAQYFLELDDVAAEQFCKVLLDAKSKLSKCTLCWSWKENDKNCYFCTAPKRDQQIICVVETWHDLIAIEKAGGYSGVYHVLGSAICPLEGIGPEDITIKPLIARVQSGCKEVIFAFNQTPEGEATAAYIASKLQSSGITISCLAQGLPVGSSLEYMDKLTVFKALSERRPF
- the yidC gene encoding membrane protein insertase YidC; amino-acid sequence: DTDGFDVLKGILAKENKSLEKKSLKDLQLLGKEKPTLFGLEDRYFINALIADPQGFAQRAYFKIDGIQKAESVYQADPVNQTTTWTMSFYCGPKEIAAFAVVDKRLDGSLDYGWLALFSKPLLYALNWLNKFLKNYGLAIIALTVLLKLAMAPLTFKSEASRKQQAEMQRRLKYLEQKYRNEPEELSRAKAELMTKFGVSTLLTPLAVVLQFPIFIGLNRVLSNSIELYKAPFAWIPDLSARDPYYILPVLFGVGIVIQMRSTQGSDPRQGLVTLLLGLVLAAFTSNISAGLALFMAVSTLLGLAQTFIIKAAKA